In Limanda limanda chromosome 21, fLimLim1.1, whole genome shotgun sequence, a genomic segment contains:
- the decr2 gene encoding peroxisomal 2,4-dienoyl-CoA reductase [(3E)-enoyl-CoA-producing] isoform X1, which translates to MAEPQGKGELLPEDVCTDDCLTSYTHIYSPDLLKDQVAFITGGGSGIGLRIAEIFMRHGCDTVIASRNLDKLKEAAKKLSAASGRRCLPVCVDVRQPESIAAAVDETLKELGRIDIVVNNAAGNFLCPATSLSFNAFKTVMEIDTMGTFNTSKVVYEKWFKDHGGNIVNISATLGYKGQALQVHAGSAKAANDAMTKHLAVEWGPSGVRVNAVAPGPISGTEGFRRLGGPRGEAAGAFQSIPLQRAGNKTEMAHCTLFLASRVSSYVTGAILVADGGAWLTSGNDVSMMLGYWSPEKKRDK; encoded by the exons ATGGCAGAGCCACAGGGAAAAGGAGAACTGCTGCCTGAAGATGTTTGCACAGACGACTGCCTGacgtcatacacacacatctacagtccGGATTTACTGAA GGACCAGGTTGCTTTCATCACAGGTGGGGGATCTGGAATAGGACTCAGGATAGCTGAAATCTTCATGAG GCATGGCTGTGACACAGTAATCGCAAGCAGGAACTTGGACAAACTCAAAGAG GCGGCTAAAAAGCTGTCTGCTGCGTCAGGACGTcgctgtctccctgtgtgtgtggacgtgcgGCAGCCGGAGAGCATCGCAGCAGCTGTGGATGAGACGCTGAAGGAGTTAGGTCGTATTGACATCGTCGTTAACA ATGCTGCTGGGAACTTTCTCTGCCCGGCGACCTCCCTCTCCTTCAACGCCTTCAAGACTGTGATGGAGATAGACACTATGGGTACATTCAACACCAGCAAGGTGGTTTATGAGAAGTGGTTTAAG GATCATGGCGGCAACATTGTAAACATCTCTGCAACACTCGGCTACAAGGGGCAGGCCCTGCAGGTGCATGCTGGCTCTGCTAAGGCTGCCAATG ACGCCATGACCAAGCACCTGGCCGTGGAGTGGGGGCCCAGTGGGGTGAGAGTCAATGCTGTGGCACCAGGTCCTATCTCTGGCACAGAGGGATTCCGCAGGCTGG GTGGTCCAAGAGGTGAGGCCGCTGGCGCCTTCCAATCCATCCCTCTGCAACGAGCGGGGAACAAGACGGAGATGGCCCACTGCACTCTTTTCCTGGCCAGCCGGGTGTCCTCATATGTGACCGGAGCCATCCTGGTGGCTGACGGAGGGGCCTGGCTGACCTCAGGCAACGACGTCTCCATGATGTTGG GATATTGGTCacctgaaaagaaaagagacaagtAA
- the decr2 gene encoding peroxisomal 2,4-dienoyl-CoA reductase [(3E)-enoyl-CoA-producing] isoform X2 → MAEPQGKGELLPEDVCTDDCLTSYTHIYSPDLLKDQVAFITGGGSGIGLRIAEIFMRHGCDTVIASRNLDKLKEAAKKLSAASGRRCLPVCVDVRQPESIAAAVDETLKELGRIDIVVNNAAGNFLCPATSLSFNAFKTVMEIDTMGTFNTSKVVYEKWFKDHGGNIVNISATLGYKGQALQVHAGSAKAANDAMTKHLAVEWGPSGVRVNAVAPGPISGTEGFRRLGGPRGEAAGAFQSIPLQRAGNKTEMAHCTLFLASRVSSYVTGAILVADGGAWLTSGNDVSMMLGIASSKSAKL, encoded by the exons ATGGCAGAGCCACAGGGAAAAGGAGAACTGCTGCCTGAAGATGTTTGCACAGACGACTGCCTGacgtcatacacacacatctacagtccGGATTTACTGAA GGACCAGGTTGCTTTCATCACAGGTGGGGGATCTGGAATAGGACTCAGGATAGCTGAAATCTTCATGAG GCATGGCTGTGACACAGTAATCGCAAGCAGGAACTTGGACAAACTCAAAGAG GCGGCTAAAAAGCTGTCTGCTGCGTCAGGACGTcgctgtctccctgtgtgtgtggacgtgcgGCAGCCGGAGAGCATCGCAGCAGCTGTGGATGAGACGCTGAAGGAGTTAGGTCGTATTGACATCGTCGTTAACA ATGCTGCTGGGAACTTTCTCTGCCCGGCGACCTCCCTCTCCTTCAACGCCTTCAAGACTGTGATGGAGATAGACACTATGGGTACATTCAACACCAGCAAGGTGGTTTATGAGAAGTGGTTTAAG GATCATGGCGGCAACATTGTAAACATCTCTGCAACACTCGGCTACAAGGGGCAGGCCCTGCAGGTGCATGCTGGCTCTGCTAAGGCTGCCAATG ACGCCATGACCAAGCACCTGGCCGTGGAGTGGGGGCCCAGTGGGGTGAGAGTCAATGCTGTGGCACCAGGTCCTATCTCTGGCACAGAGGGATTCCGCAGGCTGG GTGGTCCAAGAGGTGAGGCCGCTGGCGCCTTCCAATCCATCCCTCTGCAACGAGCGGGGAACAAGACGGAGATGGCCCACTGCACTCTTTTCCTGGCCAGCCGGGTGTCCTCATATGTGACCGGAGCCATCCTGGTGGCTGACGGAGGGGCCTGGCTGACCTCAGGCAACGACGTCTCCATGATGTTGGGTATAGCCTCCTCTAAATCCGCTAAACTTTGA
- the LOC133027670 gene encoding retinol dehydrogenase 13-like: MSRYILPVSVFGTVVGAAVLLKSHVTGGRCPSNATITGKTVVITGANKGIGKETAKELARRGGRIIMGCRDMEKCEAAAKEIRGKTLNPHVYACRLDLASMKSIQEFAEKIKREEQRVDVLINNAGVMRCPAWKTEDGFDMQFGVNHLGHFLLTNLLLEKLKESAPSRVINLASLAHIVGKMDFEDLNWEKKKFDTKQAYCQSKLANVLFTRELAKRLQGTGVTVNAVHPGVVATELGRHTGLHQSQFSSSVLSPFFSLLVKSPELGAQPSVYLAVSEEMEGVTGGYYDVMTEKEPAPQALDEEAAHKLWEVSSRLVGLEEKGQSGKSNPPAGGENEAAQTDPAQTHGQSPGPAVSAVGL; encoded by the exons ATGAGCAGATAcattctccctgtgtctgtgttcgGGACTGTGGTTGGCGCCGCGGTTTTACTCAA gagCCATGTGACCGGAGGCCGGTGCCCGAGTAACGCCACCATCACTGGAAAGACTGTGGTGATAACAGGAGCCAACAAAGGCATCGGGAAGGAGACGGCCAAGGAGCTGGCCAGGAGAG GAGGGCGGATCATTATGGGATGTCGGGACATGGAGAAGTGCGAGGCGGCCGCGAAGGAAATCCGAGGAAAGACCCTGAATCCTCATGTGTACGCCTGTCGCCTTGACCTGGCCTCCATGAAATCCATCCAGGAGTTTGCGGAGAAAATCAAACGAG aggagcagagagtgGACGTGCTGATAAACAACGCAGGGGTCATGAGGTGTCCGGCATGGAAGACAGAGGACGGATTCGACATGCAGTTTGGAGTTAACCACTTGG GACACTTCTTGTTGACAAATCTTCTGCTGGAGAAGTTGAAGGAGTCCGCCCCCAGCAGAGTGATCAACCTGGCCTCGCTCGCCCACATCGTCGGAAAGATGGACTTCGAGGACTTGAactgggagaagaagaagtttgaTACCAAGCAGGCGTACTGTCAAAGCAAGCTTGCCAATGTTCTGTTCACCAGAGAGCTTGCCAAGCGATTACAAG GCACAGGAGTCACAGTGAATGCTGTACACCCAGGCGTTGTTGCCACGGAGCTTGGGAGGCACACCGGCCTGCACCAGTCGCAGTTCTCCAGCTCCGTGCTCA GTCCATTTTTCTCCTTGTTAGTGAAGAGCCCAGAACTTGGGGCCCAGCCCAGTGTCTACCTGGCCGTGTCCGAGGAGATGGAGGGTGTGACGGGAGGCTACTACGATGTGATGACAGAAAAGGAACCAGCGCCGCAGGCCCTGGATGAGGAGGCAGCTCACAAGCTATGGGAGGTCAGCAGCAGGCTGGTGGGTCTGGAGGAAAAAGGACAGAGTGGCAAGTCCAACCctccagcaggaggagagaatgaAGCTGCACAGACAGACCCAGCACAGACACATGGACAGAGCCCAGGACCAGCTGTCAGTGCTGTGGGGCTGTAG